The Lutibacter sp. Hel_I_33_5 genome has a window encoding:
- a CDS encoding mechanosensitive ion channel family protein has translation MKKRLTYIFLLLSGIIFAQEETVEDVHKNVGDTLNNATEIVSFTKVITIFVVLVLTWGLIKLFNWFFKNMVKNFNRHRLKILRIQPVINILVWTLAIYTLIVTLFNPSAEAIYALMGSSALALGFALQDILKNVFGGLLIILDRPFQIGDRINIKGNYGEVVNIGLRNTQVNTLDDNLVTIPNSAIISDSISNANSGALDCMVVINLWLPVNVNITKVRKIAQEAAITSRYLNIDKPVTILFFDHFDDHAATKVLVKAYVLDARYEKLFEGDVTEAAKKAFIEAGIYQ, from the coding sequence ATGAAAAAGAGACTTACCTATATATTTCTATTGCTAAGCGGAATCATTTTTGCGCAAGAAGAAACTGTTGAAGATGTTCATAAAAATGTTGGAGATACATTAAATAATGCCACAGAGATAGTATCGTTTACTAAAGTCATTACCATTTTTGTAGTACTTGTTTTAACATGGGGATTAATAAAGTTGTTTAACTGGTTTTTTAAGAACATGGTTAAAAACTTTAATCGTCACAGATTAAAAATTTTACGTATTCAACCCGTCATCAATATTTTGGTGTGGACACTTGCAATCTATACCTTAATTGTCACACTGTTTAATCCATCTGCAGAAGCAATTTATGCATTAATGGGTTCATCTGCATTAGCATTAGGTTTTGCCTTACAAGATATCTTAAAAAATGTTTTTGGTGGATTATTAATCATTTTAGATAGACCTTTTCAAATTGGTGATAGAATAAATATTAAAGGAAATTACGGTGAAGTTGTAAATATTGGTCTAAGGAATACGCAAGTAAATACGTTGGATGATAATTTAGTAACTATCCCCAATTCTGCGATAATTTCTGATAGTATTTCAAATGCAAATTCTGGAGCTTTAGATTGTATGGTAGTTATCAATTTATGGTTGCCAGTAAATGTAAATATTACGAAGGTTAGAAAAATTGCTCAAGAAGCAGCCATTACTTCTCGTTATTTAAATATTGATAAACCTGTTACTATTTTGTTTTTTGATCATTTTGATGATCATGCTGCAACAAAAGTTTTAGTAAAAGCATATGTATTAGATGCTCGATATGAAAAATTGTTTGAAGGTGATGTAACTGAAGCAGCTAAAAAAGCATTTATCGAGGCTGGAATTTATCAATAA
- the ruvB gene encoding Holliday junction branch migration DNA helicase RuvB, whose protein sequence is MNENLNPENSNLSNEELDVEKKLRPLSFEDFSGQDQAIENLKIFVEAANQRDEALDHTLFHGPPGLGKTTLAHILANELEVGIKVTSGPVLDKPGDLAGLLTNLDERDVLFIDEIHRLSPIVEEYLYSAMEDYKIDIMIESGPNARTVQINLEPFTLIGATTRSGLLTAPMRARFGISSRLHYYSTELLTTIVQRSSHILNVPISMEAAIEIAGRSRGTPRIANALLRRVRDFAQIKGDGNITIEIAKYALKALNVDAHGLDEMDNKILATIIDKFKGGPVGISTIATAVSENTETIEEVYEPFLIQQGFIMRTPRGREVTDLAYKHLGRIKGKNQGELF, encoded by the coding sequence ATGAATGAAAATCTAAACCCAGAAAACTCAAACCTTTCTAATGAAGAATTAGACGTAGAAAAAAAATTACGTCCGTTAAGTTTCGAAGATTTTTCTGGTCAAGATCAAGCAATAGAAAATTTAAAAATTTTTGTTGAAGCAGCCAATCAAAGAGATGAAGCATTAGATCATACGTTGTTTCATGGGCCTCCAGGATTAGGAAAAACAACCTTAGCACATATTTTAGCAAATGAGTTAGAAGTCGGTATAAAAGTAACTTCGGGTCCTGTGTTAGATAAGCCAGGAGATTTAGCAGGTTTACTTACTAATTTAGATGAACGTGATGTTTTATTTATTGATGAAATCCATCGATTAAGTCCAATTGTAGAAGAGTATTTATATTCTGCAATGGAAGATTATAAAATCGATATTATGATTGAATCTGGACCAAATGCACGTACAGTTCAAATCAATTTAGAACCTTTTACTTTAATCGGAGCAACTACACGTTCTGGTTTATTAACTGCTCCAATGAGAGCTCGTTTTGGTATTAGCAGCAGATTACATTATTATTCTACAGAACTTTTAACAACTATTGTTCAGAGAAGTTCACATATTTTAAATGTACCAATCTCGATGGAAGCAGCAATTGAAATTGCTGGTAGAAGTAGAGGGACACCTAGAATTGCGAATGCATTACTACGTAGAGTACGTGATTTTGCACAAATTAAAGGAGATGGAAATATTACTATTGAGATTGCAAAATATGCATTGAAAGCGCTTAATGTTGATGCGCATGGTTTAGATGAAATGGATAATAAAATATTAGCGACCATAATTGATAAATTTAAAGGAGGTCCTGTAGGTATTAGTACCATTGCAACTGCTGTTTCTGAAAATACTGAAACTATTGAAGAAGTATATGAACCTTTTTTAATTCAACAAGGATTTATTATGCGAACTCCAAGAGGAAGAGAAGTTACAGATTTAGCCTATAAACACTTGGGTAGGATAAAAGGAAAAAATCAAGGAGAATTGTTCTAA
- a CDS encoding SulP family inorganic anion transporter — protein MKLLKQLIPILEWLPNYKASNFRGDFIAGITVGIILIPQGIAYALIAGLPPIYGLYAALVPQLMYAIFGSSRQVAVGPVAMDSLIVATGVSTLALAGSESYISIAILLALMVGVIQFFMGVFRLGFIVNFLSKPVITGFTSAVALIIGLNQFKNLLGVDFIQSDQIQILLEDIWSNILSFNNHTTLIGIGAILIIIIFRKINKNIPNALIVVIISILVMRYFGKNFIDVSIVKEIPSGLPKFDIPNFEFEQIRELLPIALTLVMVGYLETISIGKSLEAKQDEYRIRPNQELIALGVSNIVGSLFKAYPSTSSFSRSAINEESGGKTGMAAIISFGMVLITLLFLTPLFYHLPKTVLAAIIIVSVAGLINFKEASFLWKSNTLDFWLMMATFLATLLLGIEFGIITGVGLSLIVLIFRTSRPYVTELGQVPDSDFYRNKNRFKDVIVEKDIIIFRFDAQLFYANASYFRDNLEEMTLAKGDNLKLIVLDGESINRVDSTGVEMLKDRVRFYKKKGITFYFAGIKGPVRDSLFKAGLLEIVDVSHFFMRAYGAVKFYKTGDRDHQKKYAEYIHQAYH, from the coding sequence ATGAAATTATTAAAGCAACTCATACCGATTTTAGAGTGGTTGCCAAACTACAAAGCTTCAAATTTTAGAGGAGATTTTATTGCGGGAATTACTGTCGGAATTATTTTAATTCCGCAAGGAATAGCCTATGCTTTAATTGCTGGATTGCCACCTATTTATGGTTTATATGCGGCTTTAGTTCCGCAATTGATGTATGCAATTTTTGGTTCTTCTCGTCAAGTAGCAGTTGGTCCAGTTGCAATGGATTCGTTAATTGTTGCTACAGGAGTTTCTACATTGGCATTAGCTGGGTCGGAAAGTTATATTTCTATTGCTATTTTATTAGCTTTAATGGTAGGAGTAATTCAATTCTTTATGGGTGTTTTTAGATTAGGTTTTATAGTTAATTTCCTTTCAAAACCTGTAATAACTGGATTTACATCTGCAGTAGCTTTAATTATTGGTTTGAATCAATTTAAAAATTTATTAGGGGTAGATTTTATTCAGAGTGATCAAATACAAATCTTATTGGAAGATATTTGGTCTAACATTCTTAGTTTTAATAATCATACAACATTAATTGGAATCGGAGCAATTTTAATAATTATCATCTTTAGAAAAATTAATAAGAACATTCCAAATGCATTAATAGTTGTTATAATTAGCATTTTAGTAATGCGTTATTTTGGTAAAAACTTTATCGATGTTTCTATTGTAAAAGAAATTCCTTCTGGATTACCAAAATTTGATATTCCAAATTTTGAGTTTGAACAAATAAGAGAATTGTTACCAATAGCCTTAACATTAGTAATGGTTGGATATCTAGAAACTATATCGATAGGGAAATCTCTTGAAGCCAAACAAGACGAATATAGAATTAGACCAAATCAAGAATTAATTGCTTTAGGTGTAAGTAATATTGTAGGTTCATTATTTAAAGCATATCCATCAACATCAAGTTTTTCACGATCTGCAATTAATGAAGAAAGTGGCGGAAAAACAGGAATGGCTGCCATTATTTCGTTTGGCATGGTTTTGATAACCTTATTGTTTTTAACGCCATTATTTTATCATTTACCAAAAACAGTATTAGCAGCGATTATTATAGTTTCTGTAGCAGGACTTATCAATTTTAAAGAAGCTTCATTTTTATGGAAATCGAATACTTTAGATTTTTGGTTAATGATGGCAACATTTTTAGCTACGTTATTATTAGGTATAGAGTTTGGTATAATTACTGGTGTAGGCTTATCGTTAATCGTATTAATTTTTAGAACATCGAGACCTTATGTAACAGAATTAGGACAAGTGCCAGATTCAGATTTTTATCGAAATAAAAACAGGTTTAAAGATGTAATAGTTGAAAAAGATATTATAATTTTTAGATTTGACGCACAATTATTTTATGCAAATGCTAGTTATTTTAGAGATAATTTAGAAGAAATGACTTTAGCAAAAGGGGATAATTTAAAGCTTATTGTTTTAGATGGAGAAAGCATAAATAGAGTCGATAGTACAGGAGTTGAAATGTTAAAAGATAGAGTGAGGTTTTATAAAAAGAAAGGTATCACTTTTTATTTTGCTGGGATAAAAGGGCCTGTAAGAGATTCTTTATTTAAAGCAGGATTATTAGAAATTGTAGATGTAAGTCATTTTTTTATGCGTGCATATGGTGCCGTAAAATTTTATAAAACAGGAGATAGAGATCATCAAAAAAAGTATGCAGAATATATACATCAAGCATACCATTAA